DNA sequence from the Streptomyces sp. CA-210063 genome:
AGCGGTACGGGTGCGCCGACGGCACGAGGGGGCGGCCGTCCTCGTCGCTCAGCGCGGCCAGTCGCGCCAGGCGCAGGGCGGCGGCCTCGCGGAGGGCGTCCGACACGCGCGGGTCCACCGTCGTGGCCCGCAGTTCGGCGACGAGAGCGGCCACGGACAACGGGCGGCGGGGGCGGCCGGTGACGTCCTTGGGTTCGACCCCGAGTTCGGCCAGGAAGCGGGAGGGCTGGTCGCCGTCGTCCGCGGGGGCCTTCACCGCGGTGACGACGAGGCGCTCACGCGCGCGCGTGGTGCCCACGTAGAACAGTCGTCGTTCCTCCGCCAGCAGCGCGCCCGGGGTGAGCGGTTCGGCGAGACCGTCGCGGCCGATGCGGTCGGCCTCCAGAAGCGAGCCGCGGCGGCGCAGGTCCGGCCACAGGCCCTCCTGGACGCCGGCGACGACGACCAGGCGCCACTGGAGGCCCTTGGAGCGGTGCGCGGTCATCAGGCGCACGGCGTCGGGGCGTACGGACCGTCCGGTGAGCGTGTCGGCGGCGATGTCCTCGGCCTCGATCTCCGCCAGGAAGTTGAGGGCGCCCAGGCCACCGGTGCGTTCCTCCGCGCGGGCTGCCGTGGCGAACAGCGCGCACACGGCGTCGAGGTCACGGTCCGCGTTGCGTCCGGCCGCGCCACCTCGCCGCGCGGCCCGCTCCAGGCGGCGTGGCCACGGAGTGCCGTCCCACAGCTCCCACAGCGCCTCCTCGGCCGTACCGCCGCCCGCGAGGCGCTCACGGGCCTTCCTCAGCAGCGCGCCGAGGCGTTGCGCGCCCCGCGCGTACGCCGGATCGTGCGCCACCAGCCGCTCCGGCTCCGCCAGCGCGCGGGCCAGCAGCTCGTCCGAGGGCGGCGGTACGGGGTTGCCGCCGGCCCGCTCCTCCTCGCGCAGCGCGCGGCCGAGGCGCCGCAAATCGGCGGTGTCCATGCCGGCGAGGGGGGAGGCGAGGAGAGTGAGCGCGGTCTCGGTGTCGAGCCAGGAGGGCTGCGGATCCGCTGCGTCAGTAGGCCCTTCGGGTCCCCCGGCTTCCACGGAACCCGCTGCTTCCGCCGAGGTCACGGGTGTCGCGTCCCCCAGCTCCGCCCGCGCCACCGCCCGCAGCGCCGTCAGCAGTGGCTGTACGGCCGGTTCGTGGCGCAGGGGCAGGTCGTCGCCGTCGATCTCCAGGGGTACGCCCGCGGCGGTGAGGGCGCGCCGCATCGAGGGGATCGTGCGGGCGCCGGCGCGCACCAGGACGGCCATCTCGCTCCAGGGGACGCCGTCCTCCAGGTGGGCCCGGCGCAGGACGTCCGCGATGTTGTCCAGTTCGGTGCCGGACGTCGGGTACGTGTAGACCTCGACGCGGCCCCCGTCCCGTACGGGCCTGAGCTCGCGGTGGGCCCGTACCTTCTCCGCCGGGAGACGGGTGAGCGGCATGCGCTGGGTGAGCAGACGGGTGGCGGTGAGCAGGCCCGCTCCCGAGCGGCGGGAGGTCCTGAGGACGGCGACCGGGGCCTGGCGGCCGTCCGCGCGCGGGAAGGCGGCCGGGAACTCCAGGATGCCGTTCACGTCGGCGCCCCGGAAGGTGTAGATCGACTGGTCGGGGTCGCCGAAGGCGACCAGAGTGCGGCCACCGCCGGCGAGGGCTCTCAGCAGCCGCACCTGCGCCGGGTCGGTGTCCTGGTACTCGTCGACGTAGACCGCGTCGTACTGCGCGGCCAGGCGCTCTGCGACGCCGGGGCGGCCGGCGAGGAGCACCGCGCGGTGGACGAGTTCGGCGTAGTCGAGCACTCCTTGCAGGTCGAGGACGTCGAGGTACTCGGCGAGGAAGGCGGAGGCCGCGAGCCAGTCCGGGCGGCCGATGCGCGCGGCGAAGGCCCGCAGGTCCTCGGGGGCCAGGCCCAGTTCGCGGCTGCGGGCGAGGACCGCGCGGACCTCGTCGGCGAACCCGCGCGTGGTGAGGCAGGCGCGCAGTTCGTCCGGCCAGCGCACATGCGCGAGGCCCAGGTGCTCCAGATCGGGCTGGCCCGCGAGCAGTTCACGGACCGCCACGTCCTGTTCGGGGCCGGACAGCAGGCGCAGGGGTTCGACGAACAGGTCGCTGTCCTGATGGGCGCGGACCAGGGCGTAGCAGAACGAGTGGAAGGTGGTGGCCTGCGGGGCGCGCGCGGCGCCCATGCGCAGGGCCATCCGGTCACGCAGTTCCACCGCCGCCTTGCGGCTGAAGGTCAGGACCAGGACGCGCGAGGGGTCCGCTCCGCGGGCTACGCGGGCCGCCACGGACTCGACGAGTGTGGTCGTCTTACCGGTACCGGGACCTGCGAGAACGAGCAGAGGACCGGTCTCGTGGTCAACCACGCCGCGCTGCTCGGCGTCCAGACGAGGGGGGTCCGTCCGGGCCGGCGGGGTACGCACCAGTCGGTAAGCGCCACGGCTCCCCTGTCGCACCTGGGTGTGCGACAGGTGCCTGGTGGAGGAAGAGGAGCTCACGTGGTTCGCCGGTCCTGGTGGGTGTGCGAGATGTCACTGCCGACGCGGTGCGCCGCCGTCGAAGGGTGGTGGTCGGGAAACGGGTGGGAAGCCCGCCGCTCGTCGAGGGCGGTGGCGGCGGGGTGAGAGGGACGCGTGCAGCCGACGCTACGCCGACGGATGGTGCGGAAGCAGGGCTTCCCCTTCTTCCCTCCCGACTCGCATGGCACCTGCGTCCCTCGCCCCACGAACGTACGGCATACCGCCGACGTGCCCCGCTTCCCCCGTACGGACCAGGGGTCGCACCGAGGTCCGCCGGATGCCGGAAGCTGTCAGGTGTGACCTTCCGCGCGTACGCCGCCGTCCCAGCGCGCCCGTCTCATGTCGACGCGCGGCGCATGGCCCCCGGTGGCACGGCTCGCCTCGCGCAGAGGCGTGCCCTCCGCGCGGTAGTGGTCCAGGGCTCTCAGTTCATGGCCGGGCAGCAGGACACCGTCGGAGCGGACCACCCGCCACCACGGAACCGCGCCTCCGTAGAGGGCCATCACCCGGCCCACCTGGCGTGGGCCGCCCTCCCCCAGCCATTCGGCGACGTCCCCGTATGTCATGACCCGACCGGGCGGGATCAGGTCGGTGACATCGAGGACCCGCTCCGCGTACTCCGGCAGGGCGTCCGCCGGAAAGCTCTCCTCGCTCATCCGCCCCATCCTGCCCCACCCCACCGACAATGGGACGTGGTGGCCGACGCGTGCGTCCCTCGCTCCGGGGGCGGTCTTCGGGCAGACTGTGCGCCCCCGCATTGCACCCTGATGCCCCTGTGTGCCCACCGGGCATGCCACCATCGTGCGGGCGGTGACTGGTGATACGAGACCAA
Encoded proteins:
- a CDS encoding ATP-dependent helicase; amino-acid sequence: MSSSSSTRHLSHTQVRQGSRGAYRLVRTPPARTDPPRLDAEQRGVVDHETGPLLVLAGPGTGKTTTLVESVAARVARGADPSRVLVLTFSRKAAVELRDRMALRMGAARAPQATTFHSFCYALVRAHQDSDLFVEPLRLLSGPEQDVAVRELLAGQPDLEHLGLAHVRWPDELRACLTTRGFADEVRAVLARSRELGLAPEDLRAFAARIGRPDWLAASAFLAEYLDVLDLQGVLDYAELVHRAVLLAGRPGVAERLAAQYDAVYVDEYQDTDPAQVRLLRALAGGGRTLVAFGDPDQSIYTFRGADVNGILEFPAAFPRADGRQAPVAVLRTSRRSGAGLLTATRLLTQRMPLTRLPAEKVRAHRELRPVRDGGRVEVYTYPTSGTELDNIADVLRRAHLEDGVPWSEMAVLVRAGARTIPSMRRALTAAGVPLEIDGDDLPLRHEPAVQPLLTALRAVARAELGDATPVTSAEAAGSVEAGGPEGPTDAADPQPSWLDTETALTLLASPLAGMDTADLRRLGRALREEERAGGNPVPPPSDELLARALAEPERLVAHDPAYARGAQRLGALLRKARERLAGGGTAEEALWELWDGTPWPRRLERAARRGGAAGRNADRDLDAVCALFATAARAEERTGGLGALNFLAEIEAEDIAADTLTGRSVRPDAVRLMTAHRSKGLQWRLVVVAGVQEGLWPDLRRRGSLLEADRIGRDGLAEPLTPGALLAEERRLFYVGTTRARERLVVTAVKAPADDGDQPSRFLAELGVEPKDVTGRPRRPLSVAALVAELRATTVDPRVSDALREAAALRLARLAALSDEDGRPLVPSAHPYRWWGMFEPTESKVPLRNRDQPVVLSGSALDQLANTCALQWFLGREVKADAPATAAQGFGNVVHVLADEVASGRTPADLDVLMERLDSVWNALAFDAPWKSEQEKQHARVALERFLKWHVMDRTGRTPVASEHDFDVTLEAGDYEVRIRGSMDRVEADTEGRAYVVDFKTGKQPVSSAEVTRHPQLAVYQLAVREGAVDESFGGTRPEAGGAELVQLRQGAPKKNGGEALPKVQAQDPLDGAAGEWVGDLLATAAGKVLDERFSPTTGQHCTHCSFRASCSARPEGRHVVE
- a CDS encoding MGMT family protein, with the translated sequence MSEESFPADALPEYAERVLDVTDLIPPGRVMTYGDVAEWLGEGGPRQVGRVMALYGGAVPWWRVVRSDGVLLPGHELRALDHYRAEGTPLREASRATGGHAPRVDMRRARWDGGVRAEGHT